From a region of the Neodiprion fabricii isolate iyNeoFabr1 chromosome 7, iyNeoFabr1.1, whole genome shotgun sequence genome:
- the LOC124186361 gene encoding G-protein coupled receptor Mth2-like isoform X2 — MWLTKVIAILLLHANSCRSVNYCCPENTTWLNASNCSDGSLLPMNCPSGMFKLDSLAERFEIIEENLLYDDGLSTTPMHRFCLASHPGMDNASIAVVCFEELSVTRSLVFGTLCTLSAFFLLVTLIVYAVLPELRDLQGKILMCAMSSLLGAYILLAVVQLHPDYADDDDTLCRWTAFTMYYCFMAAFFWLNLVAFNVWRSVWFTRTVIKDEIFFWMYTIIGWGAPSIFLTTTIVGHHTDGIVLAPGFDGGSCWFAGSYERWVYMYGPVAFLMTLNIVYFSLTCYQLWHKYRSLGGTRLDVMKFRCKLYLKLASVMGITWIFEALSSTTGSEWLQYWLVTDVINSLQGFIIFLLLIASRKRVRKLLAKKKPFGINFPKRWAAGEDEESEVILEDDEQEQELSQTG; from the exons ATGTGGTTAACAAAAG TAATTGCGATTCTCCTCCTGCACGCAAATTCATGCCGATCGGTGAACTACTGCTGTCCCGAAAACACGACATGGCTGAACGCATCGAATTGTTCCGATGGTTCGTTGTTGCCTATGAATTGTCCGTCGGGGATGTTCAAGTTGGATTCGCTAGCTGAAAGATTCGAAATAATCGAGGAAAATCTTCTTTACGATGACGGTTTGTCAACTACTCCGATGCATCG attttgccTGGCGTCTCACCCGGGCATGGATAATGCATCCATAGCTGTGGTTTGTTTCGAAGAACTGTCCGTGACGCGGTCCTTGGTATTCGGAACGCTATGCACCTTGTCCGCGTTCTTCCTCCTTGTCACCCTTATTGTGTACGCGGTCCTGCCAGAGCTACGTGACCTACAGGGTAAAATCCTCATGTGCGCCATGTCCTCGCTACTTGGGGCGTACATCCTACTGGCGGTTGTACAGCTTCATCCCGATTATGCCGATGATGACGACACTTTGTGCAGATGGACCG CGTTCACCatgtattattgtttcatGGCTGCCTTTTTCTGGTTGAATTTGGTAGCGTTCAACGTTTGGAGATCGGTCTG GTTCACAAGGACGGTGATCAAGGACGAGATATTTTTCTGGATGTACACCATTATCGGCTGGGGCGCACCAAGCATTTTTCTTACAACCACGATCGTCGGTCATCATACCGACGGAATTGTGTTGGCTCCCGGTTTCGATGGAGGAAGCTGCTGGTTCGCAG GAAGCTACGAAAGATGGGTCTATATGTACGGCCCGGTCGCCTTCCTAATGACACTCAACATCGTTTACTTCTCCCTGACATGCTACCAGCTATGGCACAAGTACAGAAGCTTGGGCGGAACAAGGCTCGACGTGATGAAATTCAGATGTAAGCTTTACTTGAAACTGGCGTCGGTGATGGGTATTACTTGGATCTTCGAAGCTCTATCGTCTACAACCGGATCGGAATGGTTGCAATACTG GCTCGTGACGGATGTTATCAACAGTCTGCAAGGCtttataatatttctattGCTGATCGCGTCCCGCAAACGCGTACGAAAACTACTGGcaaaaaagaaaccgttcGGCATTAACTTTCCAAAGAGATGGGCCGCCGG
- the LOC124186361 gene encoding G-protein coupled receptor Mth2-like isoform X1, producing MSLQEGKLILSVIAILLLHANSCRSVNYCCPENTTWLNASNCSDGSLLPMNCPSGMFKLDSLAERFEIIEENLLYDDGLSTTPMHRFCLASHPGMDNASIAVVCFEELSVTRSLVFGTLCTLSAFFLLVTLIVYAVLPELRDLQGKILMCAMSSLLGAYILLAVVQLHPDYADDDDTLCRWTAFTMYYCFMAAFFWLNLVAFNVWRSVWFTRTVIKDEIFFWMYTIIGWGAPSIFLTTTIVGHHTDGIVLAPGFDGGSCWFAGSYERWVYMYGPVAFLMTLNIVYFSLTCYQLWHKYRSLGGTRLDVMKFRCKLYLKLASVMGITWIFEALSSTTGSEWLQYWLVTDVINSLQGFIIFLLLIASRKRVRKLLAKKKPFGINFPKRWAAGEDEESEVILEDDEQEQELSQTG from the exons ATGAGTTTGCAGGAAGGAAAACTCATATTATCGG TAATTGCGATTCTCCTCCTGCACGCAAATTCATGCCGATCGGTGAACTACTGCTGTCCCGAAAACACGACATGGCTGAACGCATCGAATTGTTCCGATGGTTCGTTGTTGCCTATGAATTGTCCGTCGGGGATGTTCAAGTTGGATTCGCTAGCTGAAAGATTCGAAATAATCGAGGAAAATCTTCTTTACGATGACGGTTTGTCAACTACTCCGATGCATCG attttgccTGGCGTCTCACCCGGGCATGGATAATGCATCCATAGCTGTGGTTTGTTTCGAAGAACTGTCCGTGACGCGGTCCTTGGTATTCGGAACGCTATGCACCTTGTCCGCGTTCTTCCTCCTTGTCACCCTTATTGTGTACGCGGTCCTGCCAGAGCTACGTGACCTACAGGGTAAAATCCTCATGTGCGCCATGTCCTCGCTACTTGGGGCGTACATCCTACTGGCGGTTGTACAGCTTCATCCCGATTATGCCGATGATGACGACACTTTGTGCAGATGGACCG CGTTCACCatgtattattgtttcatGGCTGCCTTTTTCTGGTTGAATTTGGTAGCGTTCAACGTTTGGAGATCGGTCTG GTTCACAAGGACGGTGATCAAGGACGAGATATTTTTCTGGATGTACACCATTATCGGCTGGGGCGCACCAAGCATTTTTCTTACAACCACGATCGTCGGTCATCATACCGACGGAATTGTGTTGGCTCCCGGTTTCGATGGAGGAAGCTGCTGGTTCGCAG GAAGCTACGAAAGATGGGTCTATATGTACGGCCCGGTCGCCTTCCTAATGACACTCAACATCGTTTACTTCTCCCTGACATGCTACCAGCTATGGCACAAGTACAGAAGCTTGGGCGGAACAAGGCTCGACGTGATGAAATTCAGATGTAAGCTTTACTTGAAACTGGCGTCGGTGATGGGTATTACTTGGATCTTCGAAGCTCTATCGTCTACAACCGGATCGGAATGGTTGCAATACTG GCTCGTGACGGATGTTATCAACAGTCTGCAAGGCtttataatatttctattGCTGATCGCGTCCCGCAAACGCGTACGAAAACTACTGGcaaaaaagaaaccgttcGGCATTAACTTTCCAAAGAGATGGGCCGCCGG